One stretch of Juglans microcarpa x Juglans regia isolate MS1-56 chromosome 3D, Jm3101_v1.0, whole genome shotgun sequence DNA includes these proteins:
- the LOC121256041 gene encoding 3-hydroxy-3-methylglutaryl-coenzyme A reductase 1-like: MDMSRRSTNKTMAPVKPMKMGGVVYDRKEPKASDALPLPLYITNAVFFTLFFSVVYFLLTRWREKIRNSTPLHIVDLSEIVAIVAFFASFIYLLGFFGIDFVQSILRPSADVWAAEDDDASVTADAIAQKHDEEAILKEDACKVPCGAALVDSPPPQVAQVVPPPTEEDEEIIKLVVEGKMPSYSLESKLGDCKRAASIRREALQRTTGKSLAGLPLENFDYESILGQCCEMPVGYVQIPVGIAGPLLLDGREYMVPMATTEGTLIASTNRGCKAIKLSGGASSVLLRDGMSRAPVVRFATAQRAAQLKFFLEDPVNYETLSMVFNRSSRFGRLQSIKCAIAGKNLYMRFSCSTGDAMGMNMISKGVQNVLDFLQNDFPDMDVIGISGNFCSDKKPAAVNWIEGRGKSVVCEAIISGDVVRKVLKTNVEALVELNMLKNLAGSAMAGALGGFNAHASNIVSAVYIATGQDPAQNVESSHCITMLEAVNDGKDLHVSVTMPSIEVGTVGGGTQLASQSACLNLLGVKGANREAAGSNARLLATIVAGSVLAGELSLMSALAAGQLVKSHMKYNRSSKDVSKISERK; this comes from the exons ATGGACATGAGCAGGAGATCTACCAACAAGACGATGGCGCCGGTTAAGCCAATGAAAATGGGAGGAGTTGTGTACGACAGGAAGGAACCCAAGGCCTCTGACGCTCTGCCACTCCCACTGTACATCACCAATGCTGTCTTTTTCACCCTCTTCTTCTCGGTGGTTTACTTCTTGCTCACCCGGTGGCGCGAGAAGATCCGCAACTCCACCCCTCTCCACATCGTCGACCTTTCCGAGATCGTCGCTATCGTTGCCTTCTTCGCCTCATTCATCTACCTCCTCGGATTCTTCGGCATCGATTTCGTCCAGTCCATTCTTCGTCCTTCCGCCGATGTTTGGGCTGCCGAAGATGATGACGCCTCCGTCACCGCTGACGCCATCGCCCAAAAACATGATGAGGAGGCCATTCTGAAGGAGGACGCTTGCAAAGTCCCTTGCGGTGCTGCACTCGTCGATTCCCCGCCTCCCCAAGTCGCGCAGGTGGTGCCACCCCCGACCGAAGAGGACGAGGAGATTATAAAGTTGGTGGTGGAGGGAAAGATGCCGTCGTACTCTCTCGAATCGAAGCTGGGCGATTGCAAGAGGGCGGCGTCGATCCGGCGCGAGGCGCTGCAGAGGACCACGGGCAAGTCGCTGGCTGGGCTCCCACTAGAAAACTTTGACTACGAGTCCATCTTAGGTCAGTGCTGCGAGATGCCTGTTGGCTACGTTCAGATTCCGGTGGGGATTGCTGGGCCGCTTTTGCTGGATGGGAGGGAGTATATGGTGCCCATGGCCACCACCGAGGGTACCTTGATAGCCAGCACCAACAGGGGTTGCAAGGCCATCAAGTTGTCCGGTGGGGCATCCAGCGTGCTGTTAAGGGATGGGATGAGCAGGGCTCCTGTTGTCAGGTTTGCCACCGCCCAAAGAGCTGCCCAGTTGAAGTTCTTCTTGGAGGACCCAGTAAACTACGAGACCTTGTCCATGGTCTTCAACAGGTCCAGCAGATTCGGAAGGCTCCAGAGCATCAAATGTGCAATTGCCGGGAAGAACCTCTACATGAGATTCTCTTGCAGCACGGGCGACGCCATGGGGATGAACATGATCTCCAAAGGTGTCCAGAACGTCTTGGATTTCCTCCAGAACGATTTCCCCGACATGGATGTTATTGGCATTTCTGGCAACTTCTGTTCGGACAAGAAGCCTGCTGCAGTGAACTGGATCGAGGGGCGGGGCAAGTCGGTGGTTTGTGAGGCTATCATAAGTGGTGATGTGGTAAGGAAGGTCCTCAAAACCAATGTGGAAGCGTTGGTGGAGCTCAACATGCTCAAGAACCTTGCTGGTTCAGCTATGGCTGGAGCTCTGGGAGGTTTCAATGCTCATGCCAGTAACATCGTCTCCGCCGTCTACATAGCCACCGGCCAAGACCCCGCACAGAATGTTGAGAGTTCTCACTGTATCACCATGTTGGAAGCTGTCAATGATGGAAAGGATCTTCACGTCTCCGTCACCATGCCTTCTATTGAG GTCGGTACAGTTGGAGGGGGTACTCAGCTTGCTTCTCAGTCAGCTTGCTTGAACCTGCTTGGGGTGAAGGGTGCAAACAGAGAGGCAGCAGGATCGAATGCAAGGCTGCTGGCCACCATCGTAGCTGGTTCTGTTCTTGCTGGCGAGCTCTCCCTCATGTCTGCTCTGGCAGCTGGACAGCTTGTTAAGAGCCACATGAAGTACAATAGGTCGAGCAAAGACGTTTCCAAGATCTCGGAACGGAAGTAA